One segment of Macrobrachium rosenbergii isolate ZJJX-2024 chromosome 25, ASM4041242v1, whole genome shotgun sequence DNA contains the following:
- the LOC136852495 gene encoding uncharacterized protein: MNVEQDQVVSGEVGEVVGAGPPLFDSPASSVSSFTGFVKSSSLGDRAPSAIPKLKLKTSWKAKGFKSSSSKKALPFPPSKAKVSGPVASGSKSGSSSKGASKRAAKPSPPRQPAFDAEAFANQLYKRFTEDLDSRFSEISEKLASHDNILAGMAHPPPAEPQYVIPDTADLPPFDVGNPWRFALRAIQHDGKLTLDGLGTRRLEEWSSSPDLLPPYPGFVRLTEEAWIGRQGS, translated from the coding sequence atgaatgtagagcaggaccaggtggtaagtggtgaggtaggtgaggttgttggggcgggcccccctttatttgactcccctgcttcatctgtttcttcttttacaggctttgtgaagtcttcctccttgggtgatagagctccatctgctatccccaagttgaagttgaagacttcatggaaggcgaagggcttcaagtcctcgtcttccaagaaggcattgcccttccccccgtcgaaggctaaggtctcaggacctgtagcctccgggagcaagtctggttcctccagcaaaggcgcgagtaagagggctgcaaaaccaagccctcctcgccaacctgctttcgatgcagaggcctttgctaaccagctttataagcgttttacggaggacctggattcgaGATTTAGCGAAATCTCTGAGAagctggccagtcatgataacatactggcgggaatggctcacccacccccagccgaaccacagtatgttatccccgacactgcggacctcccgccgttcgatgtcggtaacccttggcggttcgctctccgggccatccaacatgatggcaagctgactcttgatggtcttggcacgagacggttggaggaatggagttcttcccccgatctcctgcccccttacccaggcttcgtgaggctcacggaggaagcctggattggtcgacaaggttcctag